atATATTCAACTTCGAGTAAGCAAAATGAAGTTAGCATACTAATTtagctaaataaataattatttataaaatataaataaaataaaatatagaacTATCAATCAAATCAAAGAGAGTTGCATATCATTATGCTGGAAAACAAATCAATTCTACTACAGTTACACATCTGAATTTCTTCGATGATTTGTTTGTAACTTCTTAGGATCATTAATGCATACAAATCATTGTCCTTCTCTCATGGCATGAGACTTCTAACAAGGATGACTCATCACCATTTAGCATCGACTCATTCATGACATTGTGACAGTACTAAAGACAAATTAGGGCGATGACAACATATTTTGTACAGACCAAAGACTTCCCAATGACAACAGTAAAAAAAGCTGGTCCCTAGACTTAGATGGTACCGATAGTAGATTAGTACTAGGTTGACAGATATTCATCAGGCATATCAAATTATGGAATCAAATTcactttatcataaatattttaaatattttatcaaaaattttattaaattaataaaaatttcaacaaatataatataaaaataaaattaaatatacataATAGTTGATAATTAAAAactcaataattaaaaattaaaatcatgataataaaaaattaaaataattaaataataaaattaaaaaattaaaattaaaattttaggaggaaaattttagaaaaaaatttatttttttttttgagattatcACCAACAATTTGACGTTACTATttgttattttttgaaataaaaaaaatattaagttagAAACAACAACCATTCAATATCCTACGTGCGTCCACGTGCCCAACATAAGGTTCTTTGCCCTCTTCGGTCATGGATGGCGTAACTCGTACCCTATTCTCGCCTCTAAACCAGGGACTGTGTCTCTGCCTCATTCCAAGAATTGTAAACTATTCCTCCCTTCACGACAAATATTGCCGGGATATttccattagaaaaaaaaaaaaaaaaaaagagacatgcTGGGGATATGGTCTTGGGTTAGCTGTTCCCCAGTCATGGCTTTTGCAAGCTGTTTGATGACTTGGCATATTCCCCTATTGGTGGACAAAGTGAGACCCACATGTtatgttttataatttttattttctgtgatCACCATAATATTGGATAACTTAATTCCCGGACTATTCCATGACTCTCGATTTATCCCGATTATTCCAAGGTCAGAATGACTCAACTTGTCGTGTCAGATCAGTGGATAGGTTCCTTGCCACCCAAGCTTTTAAATTTAAAGAAACATCGACGACTACCAGTCTGGATACCATCAGTCCAGATGCCATCATTAAAGCTGGCGCCAGATTTGTATACTAATGGATGGGGTCAAACTTGAAGTCTAAACAAGAAACACCCGTTTATGCTATACATTACCTCAGACTTAGAATTTAGCATATCATGATCACAACTTTTTGAGAAATGTTGGCAGCAGCTCTAAGATTTGGAAATATGTCCTCCTCTCAAGCAGAGAAAGGGTGCAACCGCTGGCAAATAAGAAATTGGTTTTGCTAGCTTGGACAAGGGTGTTAAGATATCAcaagaaaattttgatttaatctattgcTAGCCACCACCACCACTGCACAAGAAATCTACACAAAGTCAATGGTCTTCCAACTAGCTGCAATTGTTGTTTATCTTGCTTTGTGACAGATTAATCCTTTCACTCCACAGCAAGCTCCATTTAGTCGCAAGATAATTAACTTATGATGAGGATACGAATATATAAAATAAGCTTGTTGTATATATATTAACTTTATTTTTAGTTGACATTTAACACATCAACCTATAGTTAAGTGTCTTTTATCTCATATCATAGATGGTTTATTccgtattatttttctttttaactcTTTATTCACTACAAGAAAGAAGATTTATAGTAGCGATCaagattattataaaaaatataaaaaattattattaaaatatataataatagtttatAAAATACAATAACACATGATATCACTAAAAGCTATTGTCATGATTCTGATGATCATTGGTATAAGCAATTCTACAATAATGACTGGATATATTTCTAGCCGAACAACAACTAACCCTATTTGAGAAGTAACGTGAACAAAACCAATATTTCAACTTAAGCATCCTAAACAAAACCAATGTTTGCATTGACCACGAAAGGGTTGATGATGGTTAAGAAGGTAGGAAACACATTAGCTAAAATTGTTCTTGCAGTCTATGGGGACTTATGACCACTTTTCGATCCCATGAGGAAGACAACATGCTTATATTaactaaataatataataatttatggtTGCGTATAAGAAACCTCTTCCAAGTTTTGGAGCGAACACTCCCACCTAAACGGCAGTCTCCCCTTCAACATATGAAAGCTTGTGGCTGGTGCTGCTGCTGCCTTTAACATATATAAATATTTCATATACCCCTCTTCATGTCCCACACCATTAGCCAACTTTTATAACTTCTAGCAAGATTCCCTCATGGAGACCGTGGAAACCACCGAGgtgaccaccaccaccaccaccagttCCGGCAAGACCATACCGGAATCCGGTTATGTTCCTCCCAGCCCTCCCCCCAACTTCTTCGCTTTGGATTTCGCTCTAAGGCTTCTCCTCCTGGCGGCGACGGTGGCTGCCCTGGTGGTACTGGTTACCAGCAAGCAAACCATAAGAGTAGCCACCAACTTACCCCAACCATTTTCGTTTGCCACCCGTAGTGCCTATTTCAAAAACTCTCCAGCCTTGATGTAAGTTgtacatatagatatattttatttaattttgatgtaaaaTGAGGGTATTAGTCCCCACCCGTTCATCAGTAGATAATATATACTTTATTACATATATAAAATCAAGCAGACGTTGTGCACATTTTTAATCTCTgtttcttgcttttctttttttttttttttcggaaaaTTAAGTTGCCTACAAATCACAAAAGGCACCATAGTGTTGCAACTTAATTATGTTTGGTTAGTTTGAATATAACCCCATCCAACACGAAATTTAATATACTAAAATTGATATCATTAGACCTATGTATTTATATGCATGTGGTACACACCTCTGTGGTGCATCTCATGCTCCACTATCACATTCTATTAATCAAGAAGTTTTAGATTATGATGgaaccatcctctctctctttcataTGTTTGTGTAATAACTCTGTTTCATATTGCATTTgaaaaaataatgtttaatttttcTCCCAAGTTAAGATTCTTGTCTTCaagattcttttaaatttttacataATAATAATCTGATTTTAAGCCCCCAGTTTCTAGCTTAATCTAACTCAAACCTGCAAGCCAAATCCTCACTGTGTTTGCATTCCTAGACTATAAATTGGATGGAGTAAAGTTCTGTTTGGGTTGGGAATGAATTGTCTCATAACCTAACCCAACCAAGCTACACTCCTAAATTAATGCATTTAATTGTTTAATGACTTCCCTATTTGTGGTGGTTTGCAGATACCTATTGGTGGCGCTTTCAGTCGGTGTTTTGTACAGCATCATCACGATCCTTTCATCCTGCTTTGCCATCTCACGCCCCTCTCCATCACCAAAGCTGTATTTCCATTTAATTGTCTTTGATGCAGTAAGTTGGATTGAACAAATGAGTCACTTTCTTGTTTCTTACCATttttcagaagaaaaaaaaaaaaaaaaaaaagcctaaccATTACTTACATtttgttctgcagttgatggcAGGTATTTTGGCTTCAGCCACAGGTACTGCAGGATCAATTGCATACCTTGGTTTGAAGGGAAACTCTCATATTGGATGGACCAAGGTTTGCAATGTCTATGGAAAATTTTGCAGGCACATTGGGAGCTCAACAATCGTTACTCTCGTGGCATCAATTGTCCTAGTCTTGCTTGTCGTGCTCTCATCGTACTCGCTCTACCGTCGAAGCCATTGATCACAAACTTTAAATCCATTGGCCTTATAGTTACCTTCTCCTCCTTGGCATGTAAAATGGTGTGAAGAGTTATGCTCGCTACCTGTAATCTGTAAGATGTGTgtgaatgtgtgtgtgtgtgttgtgtagTCTTGAACCTTGTTGTGTAATTGTTGTTGTTTCATCTCTTTGTTGATTGTAATCTGATTGAAAACAACTTCTATAGTTTGGAGCCTTTTGGATTGGGTTGCTTCTAAAATTTTACATGATTTAATTTGGCTAAGTTGTGTGGAATCTTGGTCAAGGTGGAACTGAAGCATTTATTTTTCTTCTACTCAAATCAGGCTGGCAataattcttccatccaaaattttatttgtaGTGTAGATAGGGATATGAAACTGCTGTGAGATAAAGCTGGAAGTGTGTGGAAACTTTGAAAGTTGCGGCCAAAAGATAGAGGACAGATTCATATGATCCAATAAAAGAATGGAATTGTGTTAGGTGACGACTTTTGAGGAAGAAAATGACGTTGAGAACGAAATGAACTCATGTGAAGCAAGAAAGCAAGACCTTTGATGGGATGCTTGAACTTGAATTTTGTAGAAGGGGTTCCAGAAGGTGATATATGGTTAGGTGGCACTGGTGTTCTTCACAGGAACCTAGCTAGTTTGCTTGAAAAATTAGGTACAATACTATGCATTTCATGAAGGCTGTGGAAGAGATCTTAACACTCCGTGTATTACATGCCAATGACACTAGATTAAGGCT
Above is a genomic segment from Elaeis guineensis isolate ETL-2024a chromosome 1, EG11, whole genome shotgun sequence containing:
- the LOC105032116 gene encoding CASP-like protein 1D1 — encoded protein: METVETTEVTTTTTTSSGKTIPESGYVPPSPPPNFFALDFALRLLLLAATVAALVVLVTSKQTIRVATNLPQPFSFATRSAYFKNSPALIYLLVALSVGVLYSIITILSSCFAISRPSPSPKLYFHLIVFDALMAGILASATGTAGSIAYLGLKGNSHIGWTKVCNVYGKFCRHIGSSTIVTLVASIVLVLLVVLSSYSLYRRSH